CACCGGCCAGGAGATCGTGGCCGTGAACTTCCGGGCCTTCGAGGTCTATCTGGCCGTGGCCCTGGTCTACCTCGTCATGACCCTGAGCATCGCCGAGGCTCTGAAGCGGCTGGAGCGCCGCCTGCGCATCCGCCAGTAAGGATCATCGCATGATACGCATCACCAACCTGCACAAGCGCTTCGGCGACCTGGAAGTCCTCAAGGGCATCAACCTGCACGTCCGGCCCGGCGAGGTGGTCTGCATCATCGGCCCCTCGGGTTCGGGCAAGTCCACCGCCCTGCGCTGCATCAACCGCCTGGAGGAACCCTCCAGCGGGAACATCGTGGTGGACGGCCACGACATCATGGCCCCGGCCACGGACATCAACATGGTCCGCAGCGAGGCGGTCATGGTCTTCCAGCAGTTCAACCTCTTCCCGCACATGAGCGTGCTGGACAACGTGACCATCGGCCCCATCAAGGTGCGCGGCATGGCCCGCGCCAAGGCCGAGGATCTGGCCCTGGACCTGCTGGGCAAGGTCGGCCTGGCCGGCAAGGCCCAGACCTACCCGGACCAGCTCTCCGGCGGCCAGAAGCAGCGCGTGGCCATCGCCCGGGCGCTCTCCCTGCGACCCAAGGTCATCCTTTTCGACGAACCCACCTCGGCCCTGGACCCCGAACTGGTGGGCGAGGTGCTGGAGGTCATGAAGCAGCTGGCCCGCGAGGGCATGACCATGGTGGTCGTGACCCACGAGATGGGCTTCGCCCGCGAGGTGGCCGACCGCGTGCTGTTCATCGACGAGGGCCGCATCCAGGAAGAAGGCCCGGCCAAGGAGTTCTTCGCCAGCCCGAAGAACCCCCGCCTGCGGGACTTCCTGGGCAAGGTCATCCCGCACTGACATCGGGGCCCGGCCACGCCGGGCCTTTTCTTTATCCCCCGCGCCTTTTCCGCCCCGGGCCCGACTTCCCGCTTGCGCCCGCATTCCCCTGTAGATAGAGTGCCTTACCATCAGAGGCCCGGCGCGACGCGGACGGGCCCACACCTTTGGCAAGCGAGGCCAACATGGGATTCAGCCTCAAGGACATCCTCCACGGCAACGCCCGCCAGCTCCTGCGGCTGGAGACCGATCCCGGGCTGGGCTGCACCGAACCGGCGGCCATCGGACTCTGCGCCGCCACCGCCGCCGCCCTGCTCCCCCCGGGCTCGGCCATCGAGTCCGTGCGGGTGGAGACCGACCCGAACATCTACAAGAACGCCATGGGCGTCATCGTGCCCAACTCGGGCTCCGAGTCCGGGGTCGCCCTGGCGGCGGCCATGGGCGCGGCGGCCGGCGACCCGGCGAAAAAACTCCAGGTCTTCGCCTCCGTGGCCTCCGAGGGTCTGGAGCGGGCCAAGGCCCTGCTCCGCGCGGGCAAGGTTCAGGCGGGCATCGCCCCGGATGTCCAGGGCCTGTTCGTCAAGGTCACGCTGACCTCCGACGGCCATGAAGCCACAGCCACGGTGGCCGGACGCCACGACCGGGTGGTGGCCCGCACCCTGGACGGCAAGGAGCTGGGCGGCGACGCCTGCGACGGCGGCGGCGCGTCCGACGGGGGGCTGGAGGGCCTGGAGCAATGGCTCCTGGGCCTGACTCTGGACGACCTCGTGGACCTGGTGGACGGCATGGACGCCACGGACCTGAATTACATCCGCGAGGGCCTGGCCCTGAACGAGGCCCTGGTGGAATACGGCCTGGCCCACGGGCCGGGCATCGGCGTGGGCCGCGCCCAGCTCGGGCTCCTGCGCCAGGGCCTGCTCAAGAAGGACGTCTGCGTCTGGGCCGGCATCCGCACCGCCTCGGGCATCGACTCGCGCATGGGCGGCGTGCCCCTGCCGGCCATGACTCTGGCGGGATCGGGCAACCAGTGCATCGCCTCGGGCATCCCCGTGGCCTCGGCCGCCGAATTCGCGGCCGTGGAGGACAAGGATCTCATGCCCCGGGCGGTCATGCTCAGCTATCTCGTGACCTGCTCCATCAAGATCGGCGTCGGGCGGCTCTCCGCGCTCTGCGGCAGCGGCGTGGCCGGAGGCGCGGGCGTGGCCGCGGCCACGGCCTACCTCTTCGGCGGCACGGTGGAGAAGATCGGCGGAGCGGTGAAGAACCACATCGCCTGCTCCTGCCCGGTGGCCTGCGACGGAGCCAAGACCGGCTGCGCCCTGAAGGTCGGGGAGATGGTCGCCTCGGCCGTGAAGAGCGGGCTCCTGGCCCTGGGCGGCTGCATCGTCCGGGGCACCGACGGCGTGGTGGACCCGAGCGCCGAGCAGACCATGCGCAACCTGGGGCTGGTGGCCCGCAAGGGCCTGGCCGGACTGGACCCTGTGATCCTGGACATCATGCTCAACAAGAAACTCTAGGAGCGCCACATGGCCGCGACCACCGGCAAGGCCTCCGTGCCGACCATGTCCCTGCTCGTCACGGGCAATCTCCTGGGTGCGGGAATCCTGGCCCTGCCCGTGAACCTGGGCCCGGCGGGCATGATCCCGGCGGCCGCTGGCATCGTCCTGGTCTGGGCCATCATGCTGGCCAGCGCCTGGATCCTGGTCGGCCAGGACGATCTCGTCCAGGGCGACTCCGGCGGACTGCCTTCCTTCTTCGGCGCCAAGATGGGCCCGGCGGCCAAGTGGCTGGCCGTGGCGGCGGACCTCGTCGTGTTCTACGGCGTGCTCACGGCCTACCTCACGGGCACCACCACCATCCTCACCAACCTGTTCATTCTGCCCGTGTCCAAGCCCGTGGCCACCCTGGCCTACTTCGTCATCGTGGCCGGACTCACCGGCTTCGGCATGAGCCTTTTGCGGCGCTGCAACACGGTCATCCTGGTCTGCATGGGCCTGACCTTCTCGGCCATGGTGGCCATGACCCTGGGCCACGTGGAGCCGGCCCGGGCCTTGCCCATGCGCTGGGGGTTCCTGCCCGCGGCCATGCCCGTGGCCCTGACCGCCTTCCTGTTCCACAACCTCATCCCGACGCTCTGCCGGGAGATGGGCGACCGCGCGGCCGTCCGGAGAGCCGTCCTCTACGGCTCGCTCATCGGCCTGGCCATGAACCTGGCCTGGACCGGAGCCGTGTTCTGCTCCCTGCCCATGCAGGGCCCGGAGAGCATTTCCCTGCTCTGGGCCTACAAGGCCAACCTTCCGGCCACGGTGCCCCTGTCCCTGCTGCTCGACTCCAAGCTCTTCACGAACATCGGGCTGATCTTCGCCATCCTGTCCATGAGCGCGGCCTTCCTGGCCAACGGCACAGCACTCCAGGACTTCCTTCTGGACCTGACCAGCACCTATCTGCGCACACGCAGCAAGATCCTCATCTGGGCCCTGGCCTTCCTGCCTCCGCTCCTGGTTTCGATCTTCTATCCGGGAATCTTCCTGACGGCCATGAACCTGGTGGGCGGGGTGGGCATCTGCCTGCTCTTCGGCGTGTTGCCGGGCTTTCTCCTGCTGCGCCAGGCCACGGGCCCCAAGCGGATTCTGGCCGTGGCCCTGCTGGTTCTGTTCGGCGCGGTGCTCGTGTTCGAATTAGGCCAGGAACTGGGCCTGACCAACATCCACCCGGACGTGGAGTACTGGACCCAGTTCGTGAACTGACCCCCATACGACGCGAAAAGGCCCCGGAACCCCACGACGGCGGATCCCGGGGCCTTTCTTCCCGTCTCCGGCTCCAGGGCTCAGGCCCCGCGCAGAACCTCGGCCAAGGCGGCCGTGAATTCCTCCATGACCGGGGCGAGGCCCAGGGTCACGCGGATCCAGTTGGGAAAACGGAAGCCGGTCATGGTCCGCACCATGACGCCCCGACGCATGAGTTTGCGGTAGAGGAGCGTGTCCGGGAGCTTCGTGCGCAGCATGAGGAAGTTGCCCTCCCCGCCGATGTGCTCCAGGCCCAGGTCCACGCAGGCGCGGCGCACGATCTCCCGGGCGGCGGCGACCATCTCGCGGGTGGCCTTCATGTGCCCGCCGTCGTCTTCCACGGCGGCCCGGGCCGCCTCCTGGCCCAGGGTGTTCACCGAGTAAACCACATGGGTCCGGCGGATGAGGTCCACCACCTCCGGCGCGCCGCAGAGGTAGCCCACGCGCAGGGCCGCCAGCCCGTACATCTTGGAGAAGGTGCGGAAGACCACCACGTTGGGATGCCGCTCCAGCAGGTCCATGCCGTCCGGGAATCCGGGCGTGTCCACGAACTCCCGGTAGGCCTCGTCCACCACCACCAGAGCCCGGCCGCCCACGGCGGCCAGGAAGCGCTCCATGCGCCCCTCGTCCCACCACGTCCCGGTGGGATTGTTGGGGTTGCAGACGAAGAAGATCTTGGTCCGGCCGTCGGCGGCGGCCAGCATCCCCTCGGGGTCGAAGCCCCAGTCCCTGAGCGGGGCCAGGCGTGCCTGGAAACCCGAGAAGTCGGCCACCCACTCGTAGACCGCGAAGGTCTTGTCCGCGGTCACGATGTTGTCGCCCGGGCCGCAGAAGGCCTTGATCACGCTGGCGATGACCTCGCAGGAGCCGTTGCCCACCAGGAAGCGGTCCGGGTCCTTGCCGAAGGCCCGGCCCAGGGCCTGTCGCAGGAGGTAGGAATCGCCGCTGGGGTAGATGGCCGCGCGGGGCGGGGCGAACTCCGCGATGACGGCCCGGGACGCGGGCGTCGGGCCCAGGGCGTTCTCGTTGTTGTTCAGCCGGTGCAGATGCGTGACGCCGTACTGACGCGCCAGAATGGGATCGGGGCGGCTGGGGGTGTAGGCCTGGAAGCCCCGGACATACTCCGGGGCCAGATCAACGAGGCTGGGGGTCATGCTCGAAGACCGCCTCGTCGGACACGCCGGAATGGGGCAACACCAGCCGGGGAGTGAACCCGGCCGCCAGCAGCGCCGGGGTCATGGCCGCCTGCCAGGACCAGGCCATGTCCAGGTAGAAAAGGATGTCCGGGATTCCCTCCCGCCGCAACGCCTCCACGTGCCGCCCGAGATTTTCGGCCAGATCCCGGCCCCCCAGCAGGGGCCGCAGCACGGCCAGCCCGCGCCGCAGGTCCAGCTCCGTGGAGAGCAGGGAGTGCTCGCGTTCCCGGCCCTCGTCGGGGTCCGGGGACAGGATGTCGCGCATGAAGGCCAGGCGGTCGTACTCGCGCTCCAGAAAGGAGGCCAGGTCCGGGTGGGCCCAGACCGCCGCGCCCTCATCCTCACGCAGGGAGCGGTAGAAGGCGGCCTGCTCGGCCACCTCGCCCCCGGCCGTGAAGAACAGCGACCCGAGGGGCTCGAAGTACTCGGCCGGCAGATCGGCGGTGGGTCGTTCGCTCACGGCGCAGACGGCCTTGGTGCGCGCCACTCGGGCCAGGAATCCCTCCGCCAGCAGGCGGCCGATCTCCGGCCCGCGCTCGGGGTCCAAAACATAGGGCCCGGAAAAGAGCACTCCCTGTCCGCCCGGGGAACGCCAGAGCAGGAGCCCGGCCGGACGGCCGCCGGAGTCGGTGACGGCCAAGGCCGAATAGAGGCCCGCCTCGACCATGTCCACCAACCGGCCCGGGTTGAAGAAACCCTTGGGGCAGAGCCGCGCGGGATAGCGCCCGGCCGCCAGCATGGCCGCGTGGCGCAGGGTCTCGGAGGTCGGAGCCTCGGAGAGTGTGAACGGCGGCGTCAGCTTCGGCGTCTCGCGCAACGCCTCGGCCGCTGGATATTCGCGGTCCACCTCGGCGGCGAGCAGGACGTCGTCCTTGCCCAAGAGGGTCAGGCGGCAGCGGTCGGTGAAGCGCGCGGCCAAAACGAGGCCCATCTCTCCACCGTCGCCGGGGGCCACCCCGGCGGCGTAGTTCAACGCCCGCAGATCCAGGTGCTCGGCCCGGAAGCGGAATTCCGCCCGCGCGGCCGGTCCCAGGCGGCGCAGGGTCAGGCCCAACGGCTCGTCCCGGCGCGCCTCGCGGCGCAGATATTCGAAGAACTCCTCCACGGCCAGGGCCAGCCGGGGCACACGCGCCTCGCCCAGGCCGAAGGCCCGTCCGGCGGCCTCGGCGGCGGCCACGGCCACGGACAGGAATTCCGCCTCGGGCGGCAGTTCCAGCTTGAGAATCCCTTCCATCGCCGCGTTCACCCGATCCTCCTTCAGCCGAAGGCCAGGACGAGGACGTTGGCCTCGCCCCGGCGCTCGTAGCGCGCGTGCGAGGTCACGGTCTTGATGAAGAACACGCCGAGACCTCCCGGCTCACGCTCGTCCAGCCCGGCCGTCAGGTCCGGCACGGCGGCCTCGGACAGGGGGTCGTAGACGCCGCCCCAGTCCGTGATGCTCAGGGCGAAAGCCCCGGGCTCGCCGGACAGCGGGCAGGCCACCTCCACCTCGCCCTGCCCCCCGGGATAGGCGTAGTGGAAGATGTTGACCAAGGCCTCCTCCAGGGCCAGCTCCACCTTGGAGAGGGCCTCCGGAGGCAGATGCCCGGCAGCGCGCTCGATCACGAAGACCCGCAGCGGCTCCAGGCTTTCCATGACGGCGGGCAGCCGCAAAGCCTGGGTTCCGCCGGTCAGGTCGCGCACCTCGCCGCCCTGGAAGCGCAGGGCCAGCATGGTGATGTCGTCGGACTGCTCGGCCCCGCCGGTGAAGGCTGCCACCGAGACGCCCACGGCGTCGATGACCTCCCGGGCGGGGCGGCCGGGGAGTCCGGCCAGGGTCTGGAGCAGACGATCCTCGCCGTAGAGTTCCTCGGCCCCGTTCATGGCCTCGGTGACGCCGTCGGTGTAGACGAAGAGCGTGTCCCCGGGATTCATGACGAAGCGTTCGGTGGTGTAGCGGACGCCGGGCATGGCTCCGGCCACGGGCTCGCGCAGCACGGGCAGCCAGCCCGTCTCCCCGCCGGCCCGGACGAACACCGGCGGGTTGTGCCCGGCCGAGGCCCACTCCACCTCGCCGGTGCGGAAGTTCAGAACCGCGCAGAAGATGGTCACGAACATGCAGGAGTCGTTCTCCTCGGCCAGGTCGTCGTTGACCTTGGAGAGAATCTCGCCGGGGGTGTGGACCTGATCGGCCACGGCCTTCATGAGCGTCTTGGCCACGGCCATGAAGAAGGCGGCCGGGACGCCCTTGCCCGAGACGTCGCCCACCAGGAAGCAGAAGCGGTCCTCGCCCAGGAGGAAGAAATCGTAGAGGTCGCCGCCAACCTCGCGGGCCGGAACGATGCCCGCGAAGATGTCGAACTGGGTATGCTGCGGGAAGGGCGGGAAGATCTTCGGCAGGATGCCCATCTGAATGTCGTGGGCGATGCGCAGCTCGCTCTCGATGCGCTCCTTGGCGGCCGTGGTGCTGGTCAGGTCTCGGATGTAGTCCTTGAGCGAGGCGGTCATGTGGCCGAAGGCCCGGGTCAGGTCGCGCACCTCGTCGTCGCGCTTCACCTCGGGCAGGACCGCGTCCAGATTTCCGGCCGCGATCTCCCCGGTGGCCTGGGAGAGCCGCCGCAGGGGCCGGGTGATGGAGCCGGCGATGATCCCGGCCAGGGCGGCCAGGGCCAGGAAGCCCGCCACGCCCAGGCCCGTGGTGATGGCGGTCATGCGCCGCACGTCGGTCAGCAGTTCGTCCCGGGGATAGAACACGCCCAGGGACCAGCCGCTGCTGGGCAGGGGGGCATAGAAAAGAAACCCCGCGCGGCCGGAGGTGGGGCTCACGGCCTCCACGAAACGCGAGCCGCCGCGGATCATGTCCCGGCCGACGGCCCGAAGCTCCGAGTCATGCCGCTCCTCGGCAAGGGTGAAGATGGTTTCGTTGAGCACCAGGGACATGTCCGGGTGGGTCACATAGACCCCGCTCTGGGAAACCATGAAGGCGTATCCGGTCTCCAGCACGCGCACCTCGGAGACGATCCGACGCAACCACTCCAGGGACACGTCCACGGTGACCACGCCGGTGAAGCGGCGCTCACCGTCCGCCTCGCGCCAGAAGGGCACGGAGTAGGTGGTCATGAGGATGTTGCCGCCCCCCTCGTCGAAATAGGGCTCGGTCCAGACCGGGCGCAGCAGTTCCCGGGGGAGCTGGTACCAGTCCTGATAGAAATAGCGGTAGGAGTCCCCGCCGAGCATGGTTTCGCGAATGTCGGCCCCGTCGCGGTAGAGATAGGGGGCGTAATACAGGCTCTTGCCGTCGAAGCCGTAAGGCTCGAAAGCCACGGCCGTGGCGTAGACCTCGGGCGTGTCGGCCAGGATGCGGCGGCCCAGGCGCAGGATCTCCGGCTTGGACAGGGGCGCGTTCTCCAAGGCGTAGGCCGTGCTCCAGGGCACCTTCTGGAGGGTCGAAAGCACGGACTCGATCCGGTTCACCGTGGCCTGGGCCTGGTTGCGCGCGTTCTCCTCGACCTTGTCCAGGATGATGTCCCGGCAGACCTTGTAGGTATATGCCGAAACCCCGCCGAGGACCGCCGCCGCGCCGAGCAGCACGAGCAGGGCCAGCCGGGGCGCGATGCCGCCGAGCCTCATGGCGTGGCCTCCCGCGCGAAGCGCTCATAGGTGGGTGCGAAGGGGATCAGGCCCCGCTCCAGAAGCGCCGCGGCCATGCGCTGGTAGCCCAGCCGGTCCAGTTTGCCCATGCGGGCCTCGCCGCCGCCCCGGCGGTTCCCCGCGGGCATGACGATGTCGCGCATGCGCGCCAGCATCCAGCGCTGATGCGCGCGATTGGCCGGAACCCTGGCCTCCCGCATGCGGGAGAGCATGATTTCCAAGGCCTCCTCGGGATTGTCGAAGGCGTAGCGCCAGCCGCGCAGGGTGGCCGCGACCACGGCCCGGCACATCTCCGGATCCTCGTCCCAGGTGGTCTGGAGGCAGTAGATGCCGTCCTCCGGATAGTTCAGCTCCAGGTCGGAGAAGGAGAAGACCGTCAACTCCGAAGGGTCCAGCCCGGAGGCCAGAAGCGTGTGGTATTCGTTGTACCACATGGCCGAGACGGCGGCCACGCCGCCGCGCAGAAAGAGGTTCACGGTGCTTCCCTGGGGCACGAGTTCCGGGATGACGCCCAGGCGCTGGAACAAAGCCATGGGCTGGAGTTGGAACTCGTTGTCCCAGATGCTCACGCGCCTTCCGCCCAGGTCGCGGGGTGAGACGATGCCCGAGTCCTTGCGGGCCACGAGCATGAGCGCCGAACGCTGGACGATCTGGGCCAGATGCACGATGGGCATGCCCTCGGCGCGGCGCTGGACGCCCGTGGCCAGGAACATGGTGGCGAACTCCACCTCTCCTTCGGCCAGTTCGCGCGACGCCAGGATGTCCGGGCCGCCGGCCCGAATCTTCAGATCCACCCCGGCCTCGCGGTAGAAGCCCTTGTCCTGGGCCACATAGTAGCCCGCGAACTGGGCCTGGGGCAGCCATTGCAGAAGCAGGACGGCCTGTTTCATGGCCAGGGCGCAGTTCGGAAGGCACAGCGTCAGGGCCAGCGCCAGAACGGCGACCGGGCCGAGAAACCTGCGTCCGTGCCTGAAATCGTTCGTCATCGTATCCGTCTTCGTACACGCAAGGGGCGTACGCTGTCCACCGCCTCCGCGCGACGAAATGACGCCGGATGTCAGCGCCCCTGGGGCTCGGCGCAGGGACTCGCGACAAGCCCGGCCCCGTTCACGGTGCCGGCGGTCCCCTGCGGAGCGCTGCCCAGGGCCAGCTCCTGGAGTTCCTCCAGGTACTTGCGGGAATAGTCGAGATAAAAGGCCAGGGCCTTGGAGAAATCCTTGCCCACCAGCCCGTCAAGGAAAAGCTGGCTGATCTCCTTGGCCTCCAGCAGCACGTATTGGGAGAGGATGAAGACCTTGCGTTCCTCCTGGGTCATCTCCCGCAGGCAGCGCTTGAGCACGCTCTTGGCCCGGGGCTGGTACCACCAGAAATACAGAAGATCGAGGGCGTTGACCGCCACGATCTTGTCGAAGTCCCGGCCCTCGGAGGCGATGGTCGAGAGGAACTCCCGGGGCGACTCCAGCATCCGCAGCACGTCCTGGCGCGGGAAAAGCATCTCCAGCCGCGCGTATACCTTGAAGATCTGCTCGATCTTGCCGGTGTAATCCCAACGCCGCATGCGCATGTTCTGGCCCCGGTCCGCCAGCCCCTCGATGACGGCCGCCACGGTGTCCGAGGCCAGCTTGGAGATGATCGCCGCCCACTGCTGGAGGATGGCGTTGACGCCGACGACTCCGACCCAGCCCAGGACCACGCCGAGCACGTCGTTGAGGGCCAGGGCCACGGGAATGGAAAGCACCGAACGGAAGAGGTTGGCCACAGCCGCCGCCCGGGGCAGCCCGCGGAACAGGTTGTGGCTCATGAGGTACAGGCCGTTGGCCAGGGC
This is a stretch of genomic DNA from Desulfovibrio aminophilus DSM 12254. It encodes these proteins:
- the hisC gene encoding histidinol-phosphate transaminase — protein: MTPSLVDLAPEYVRGFQAYTPSRPDPILARQYGVTHLHRLNNNENALGPTPASRAVIAEFAPPRAAIYPSGDSYLLRQALGRAFGKDPDRFLVGNGSCEVIASVIKAFCGPGDNIVTADKTFAVYEWVADFSGFQARLAPLRDWGFDPEGMLAAADGRTKIFFVCNPNNPTGTWWDEGRMERFLAAVGGRALVVVDEAYREFVDTPGFPDGMDLLERHPNVVVFRTFSKMYGLAALRVGYLCGAPEVVDLIRRTHVVYSVNTLGQEAARAAVEDDGGHMKATREMVAAAREIVRRACVDLGLEHIGGEGNFLMLRTKLPDTLLYRKLMRRGVMVRTMTGFRFPNWIRVTLGLAPVMEEFTAALAEVLRGA
- a CDS encoding aromatic amino acid transport family protein — its product is MAATTGKASVPTMSLLVTGNLLGAGILALPVNLGPAGMIPAAAGIVLVWAIMLASAWILVGQDDLVQGDSGGLPSFFGAKMGPAAKWLAVAADLVVFYGVLTAYLTGTTTILTNLFILPVSKPVATLAYFVIVAGLTGFGMSLLRRCNTVILVCMGLTFSAMVAMTLGHVEPARALPMRWGFLPAAMPVALTAFLFHNLIPTLCREMGDRAAVRRAVLYGSLIGLAMNLAWTGAVFCSLPMQGPESISLLWAYKANLPATVPLSLLLDSKLFTNIGLIFAILSMSAAFLANGTALQDFLLDLTSTYLRTRSKILIWALAFLPPLLVSIFYPGIFLTAMNLVGGVGICLLFGVLPGFLLLRQATGPKRILAVALLVLFGAVLVFELGQELGLTNIHPDVEYWTQFVN
- a CDS encoding SpoIIE family protein phosphatase translates to MRLGGIAPRLALLVLLGAAAVLGGVSAYTYKVCRDIILDKVEENARNQAQATVNRIESVLSTLQKVPWSTAYALENAPLSKPEILRLGRRILADTPEVYATAVAFEPYGFDGKSLYYAPYLYRDGADIRETMLGGDSYRYFYQDWYQLPRELLRPVWTEPYFDEGGGNILMTTYSVPFWREADGERRFTGVVTVDVSLEWLRRIVSEVRVLETGYAFMVSQSGVYVTHPDMSLVLNETIFTLAEERHDSELRAVGRDMIRGGSRFVEAVSPTSGRAGFLFYAPLPSSGWSLGVFYPRDELLTDVRRMTAITTGLGVAGFLALAALAGIIAGSITRPLRRLSQATGEIAAGNLDAVLPEVKRDDEVRDLTRAFGHMTASLKDYIRDLTSTTAAKERIESELRIAHDIQMGILPKIFPPFPQHTQFDIFAGIVPAREVGGDLYDFFLLGEDRFCFLVGDVSGKGVPAAFFMAVAKTLMKAVADQVHTPGEILSKVNDDLAEENDSCMFVTIFCAVLNFRTGEVEWASAGHNPPVFVRAGGETGWLPVLREPVAGAMPGVRYTTERFVMNPGDTLFVYTDGVTEAMNGAEELYGEDRLLQTLAGLPGRPAREVIDAVGVSVAAFTGGAEQSDDITMLALRFQGGEVRDLTGGTQALRLPAVMESLEPLRVFVIERAAGHLPPEALSKVELALEEALVNIFHYAYPGGQGEVEVACPLSGEPGAFALSITDWGGVYDPLSEAAVPDLTAGLDEREPGGLGVFFIKTVTSHARYERRGEANVLVLAFG
- a CDS encoding ABC transporter substrate-binding protein; the encoded protein is MTNDFRHGRRFLGPVAVLALALTLCLPNCALAMKQAVLLLQWLPQAQFAGYYVAQDKGFYREAGVDLKIRAGGPDILASRELAEGEVEFATMFLATGVQRRAEGMPIVHLAQIVQRSALMLVARKDSGIVSPRDLGGRRVSIWDNEFQLQPMALFQRLGVIPELVPQGSTVNLFLRGGVAAVSAMWYNEYHTLLASGLDPSELTVFSFSDLELNYPEDGIYCLQTTWDEDPEMCRAVVAATLRGWRYAFDNPEEALEIMLSRMREARVPANRAHQRWMLARMRDIVMPAGNRRGGGEARMGKLDRLGYQRMAAALLERGLIPFAPTYERFAREATP
- a CDS encoding amino acid ABC transporter ATP-binding protein; this encodes MIRITNLHKRFGDLEVLKGINLHVRPGEVVCIIGPSGSGKSTALRCINRLEEPSSGNIVVDGHDIMAPATDINMVRSEAVMVFQQFNLFPHMSVLDNVTIGPIKVRGMARAKAEDLALDLLGKVGLAGKAQTYPDQLSGGQKQRVAIARALSLRPKVILFDEPTSALDPELVGEVLEVMKQLAREGMTMVVVTHEMGFAREVADRVLFIDEGRIQEEGPAKEFFASPKNPRLRDFLGKVIPH
- a CDS encoding L-serine ammonia-lyase, iron-sulfur-dependent, subunit alpha; amino-acid sequence: MGFSLKDILHGNARQLLRLETDPGLGCTEPAAIGLCAATAAALLPPGSAIESVRVETDPNIYKNAMGVIVPNSGSESGVALAAAMGAAAGDPAKKLQVFASVASEGLERAKALLRAGKVQAGIAPDVQGLFVKVTLTSDGHEATATVAGRHDRVVARTLDGKELGGDACDGGGASDGGLEGLEQWLLGLTLDDLVDLVDGMDATDLNYIREGLALNEALVEYGLAHGPGIGVGRAQLGLLRQGLLKKDVCVWAGIRTASGIDSRMGGVPLPAMTLAGSGNQCIASGIPVASAAEFAAVEDKDLMPRAVMLSYLVTCSIKIGVGRLSALCGSGVAGGAGVAAATAYLFGGTVEKIGGAVKNHIACSCPVACDGAKTGCALKVGEMVASAVKSGLLALGGCIVRGTDGVVDPSAEQTMRNLGLVARKGLAGLDPVILDIMLNKKL